AATAACAGGAACTTGCCTTGGCCTGGTAAGTAACGGTTGATTGTAAGCTGATCATAATCATAGTTTCCACATTGGTGTTCCTTGAAGCGAGTTAGCAGAAATTTGTACGATTCTGGAATAGGAGCTATTGGATTGTCAGGGTCCACTTTGTTAGTGTCATATCGAAACTCGTATCCAAAATGCTTGACTTGTCTGTGCTTCAGTTCAGAGGGATTTGTCCCTAGAACAACGTACATGAGTATAAGAATCAGAGTTTGAGTATTCTAGAAACTGTTTTCAGTAAAACGTTATAAATAATCGAAGTAATTTATGGGATGAATTCTATttcattacaatattttaatatctgAGATATGAGGTTGAAACTGATATTTAAAACTTACCTGTTTCTGTccagtcgagaaatttcaaaaggaAATCTTCTTCCTCCAAAGTTATAAATTCTTCTATTAATCTCAACCCTGGTGGGAGAGGTTTATTCCACAAATCGTCATCTGCACTTGGAACTGCAAAGTATAATCTTTTCAATTATACACAAATACTAGATACTCTGAATCTAGATCTATTTCATTTCTGTTGAGTTGAATTGCAGCTTATGGCATGAATGTTTTCTATATTACTCATACCAATGATCGTCATTCGAATGTATGAACAAAGAAGTAAGAAGAAACCATCAAAAGAATTTGATTTGATCCATACCAGTTTCAGTAAAGGACAAATACAATGGGGTATTCTTGtcctgaaatttcaatttgccATGTAAAGCGTCGAATACAATCTGAGCATGTTCCTTAGTACGCAGTTTCAAAAAACAATACGATTTACCGACTGGCATGATTAAATTATACGATGGTACCAATTCATTTACGATGCTATCCACATCATCTCTTCGCAATCCCGTAACCAGTCCGGCATTGCAAATCATTAGGCACTGAAAATGAATTCTTACATTGAGTAAACCACTACATAGCTAAGATCGTGAATCCTGATGCGTTATGATATTTGTCTcgttattgtaaattattataacaCTGACCTGCGTAGGTTCATCGCTGCATTTGATATTCATATCCCTAGCGAGTCGGTGCTGTGCTCTTCGCTGCTTTCGCAGATTTTTCACAGCAGGATTCATTGTAGACTATTAGTCAAATACACTTAAAATGAATATCTGAACGACCAATAGTTACTAGTAGTTATATTTTACTAGGCCACTATTATCGATAACCCAATGACAAGTGATTCCATCTGTAAGGGAATAAGAGAGGTTATGTTATGTTGTGGGAGAACAGTGTATCAAGAAgcagataaattttttaaggtTATGAtgtgttttctgttttctgCTTGACTCTGGATACGCGTGACTGTAGATGACGAGCTCTTTTAAAATTGTGTACGAACGCATTGAGAGAAACTGGGTTAGATGGCTCTGGATATAAAACATGTATTTTACAGAtcaaatgtttaaaaattgatgacacgattaattttttctttaaatatcagaaaaaaagatttatcCAAATCGGCAATAACCAAACGAcaacattatttaaatattatctCTTCAGTTACGGAAGTGgacgaaattttacaaaatttccgACGAAATATTCGATTCGATTACTTCTGAACTTATATATTTCTGCCAATATAACAATTGTAGTACAAAAGTGTAACGAAAGTGCATGTAGTGTAGATACCATCGAACAAATACCGCGGTCTCCGTTCAAAATACCGCGGTTAAGAATGTGTGCGCGAAGTCACCCGAACAACTCCGAGTCAATCCGAGCACGACCGAACCGGCGGCCATTTTGCAACTCTAGATACGAGGTTCGAACGTCGTGAAGTTCGGACGTAGCGTCTCGGTCGCCGCGGATTTAATTTTGGGGTACGTCTAACacattaaataattgaatattatcaCGCCAAGTTGGCTTAATCGTTGCAAGTGCACGTAAATACCGGTTACACATTCGATGCAGAGCATATAAAGTACGATTTCTGCCGCAACAAACGTTCGCGACGTCATCAAACAAATTGCGTTCGCGATTCGGTTTTCCTTCTGTAGgcatttgtttttgtttacatTCGGAATGCTGTGTAGCTGCGTGCTGGTCACTTTGATATTCATACGCGAATATTGTCACCGGTACGACAATTCGTTTCGTTATTTCTCTTCCTCTGTTTGCATTTTGCCAGCATAGTGTATCTACATTTTTGTTCCGACTTCTTATTTCGAAAGTTTGTCTTGATTGAATTTGCTGTGATGTAAACCGCTGTTTTTTGAAATCCACCATCATAACTTTCGGGTAATTATTTTCGCAGAGTGACTCCGATagtgaaatattgaattaaaatGCAGTCAACAACGCAGTCAGAAATCAACGCCTTGACGACGACCCGGTGCAGCTGCAAATACGTCGGAGCAAAGTAAGCTGATGCTGTTCAGGCGCTGGGCGACGGGTGAGTCACATACGATCTTGTTTATCTTTTCGATGTGCATGATCGCCAGTCCTCATGTCCCCGCGCCACACTCATTTTCTCAGAGCATGGATGAACGAATTCGTATCCGACATACGAATCGGGTAATACGATAAGATTTTACGGCAGCTTAAGAGGTTGCTATAGCAAACTATATTATTGTGACTATTAGGAAACAGAAAACGTTTTTGGGTATTGTTTTCGGCATTGCCTGTAGAGTTGCGTTCACTGCATTATTTTTACTCCAGTACTGCGTGGGTCTTCGATAATGGCCCAAGGCAGTGATATTTTACTCTGTCGGTGAAGACAGATTTTGCCGGTcaatattgtttgaaatgaatgGATGTAACGTAAAATCGCACCTCATCTTATTCTTAACGCGGTGATTTTTATCCGTACCTTTACTCATCACCTAATactttaatttcaaaattcgatatctgtTGACTTTGAAATTAATGGGCTTTTCTGTCGTATCGACGTCGTTTATTCCTGGCATTTTgtgcaaaaatttataatttatacatgtatccTTGTTTCTTTCTTACATCTCTTTCACGAATGGTGCGTATTTTCTGCTAATTGGATGATTGATACCGTTTGATTTCGGAAATTGTATTGCGCCGGTATACGTTTGGTTTAGAACGCTTGCATGTGAAGATTAATAACAATCACGAGTGCACGTATAATCAGATACGGTTTGCAGTAGCCACTCCATGCGTCGTAGTACATACAAGCGGTCCGTGTCGTTACATGAATATGATGAAGCAATCCGCGGCGTAAATGGCGAAAGTATAGTTTGAAGCGGAGATATAAAACGTCTGAGCAAAGCTACAACTGATTCAGTCAGCGCGGAATCGTTCTTAGCGAGATATTCGAAAGCAGGCGGAAGATTTCGTGCAATTTTACATCCAGTTTGGTGCGCTTTAGGTCGATTTCCATCTTCAGAGTATTGAAAAAGAATCCTTTCTTCTTGGACAGATTTGATCAGAAgtagaattagaaaattttagcGAGTGGAAGGTCGATCGAAAGTGACGCTGACGTTGTTCTTATAAACAATTTAGTACAACACACAgtgagagattttttttttacgtgagGGGAAACAATATCGTGATCCACGATGAAAGAGGAGTGGAATAGCTTGTGGTCGGCGGCCTTGGCTGTCCTTGGCTTACTTGGTATATTTTTGGGGACGCATCTATGGAGGAACTTTACAGTACTTTGGTATTACAAGAGTTTTAATGTGCCGTACAGCAAGCCAGTATTCATATTTGGCAACATGCTGCCGATGGTGCTGAAGAGAAAATCCTTCGCTAAATTCATCAAGGATTTATACGAAGAATTTCCGAATGCCCAGTACTCCGGTGCATTTGAATTCACAAATCCCGTCTACGTTTTGCGAGATACCGAACTGATAAAATCGGTTACCGTTAAAAACTTTGATCACTTTCCCAATCACAAACCCTTCGTGGACTCGTCGATGGATCCTCTTCTCGGTGGCAATTTGTTCTCCATGACAGGGGAACGTTGGAAGGAGATGAGGTCCATAGTTAGCCCGACGTTCACATCCAGTAAAATGCGCGTGATGTTCGAGCTGATATCAAAATGCGCGGACGACTTTACGGATTATTTAGAAAAACAGCCCCGCCCGTTTACCGTTGAAATGAAGGGTCTCTTCACGAGATATACGAACGACGTGATTGCCACGGCCGCATTTGGCATTAGCGTTAATTCTTTAGAGAATCAGGAGAACGAGTTTTACCTCATGGGCAAAGACGCCACAGACTTTAGTGGCCTGCGGGCTGTTAAGATGTTCCTGTTCTCCTGGAGTCCCACACTGATGAGGTTATTGAGACAGACCTTCGTCTCGCACAAAGTGGCAACATTTTTCCGCAATATAGTCGAGGACACGATATCCACGAGAATTAAGGATGGAATTGTCAGACCGGATCTGATTCATCTACTGATGCAGGCCAAGCATAAACAGGGAGACGAAAAACTCTCCATCGACGAAATTACAGCGCAGGcgttcattttcttcttcgccGGTTTCGACACCGCTTCGACACTGATGTCCTTCACCTGTCACCAGCTGGCCGTTCATTCCGATATTCAGGATAAACTGATCGCCGAGATCGACGCCGCGTTCGAAGAGGAGGGTGGCAAACTCTCTTACGACAAAGTCAGCCAACTCAAGTACCTCGATATGGTCTTGAACGAAACGTTGCGCTACTATCCGCCTGCTGTATTCACTGACCGCTTAAGCGACCTTGAATTTGAGTTGCCGCCGCCGAATGAGAATGGCAAACCGGTAATCGTCAAGCCCGGGACTCGAGTCTGGATTCCGATATACGCCCTTCACCATGACCCTCAATATTTCCCGAACCCTGAGAAGTTCGACCCGGAAAGATTCAGTCCGGAAAACAAGGGAAGCATCAATCCCTTTGCTTACATGCCATTCGGCGTCGGTCCCAGAATCTGTCCTGGAAACAGGTTCGCCCTGATGGAGACCAAGATCGTGCTTTGCTGTCTTTTAAGGAAATTCCACATTCGCGTCGGTTCCAAAACCCACGTTCCTCTAGTCCTCAACAGAAAAACCCCAGCCATGGCGGCCGAGCATGGATTTTGGTTGGATTTGGAATCGAGGAAACCGGCAGTTTGTTGATTTTGCAGAAAATATGGATTTGTTGAATTGTGCTGTATATGACGAGAGATGTTTAATTCAGTGAAAGAGATTTCACGGTTGAACTGCCACGAAActtgttttaattttcttgtttattgtttttattttatggtTACAAGATGAGAACCGGTTGGTAGAATAGTTAAAAAAGAAACCTACAAACCACGCTGTATatgtatgcaaaaaaaaaatcaccttgCGTAATTCATTGCAATAAATACTGCGCCATAgagttaaaataatttcttctctTCCATGCCTTTGATGTAAACAATAACACAGTGAGTGATTGCTTCTTGTGAGTGATAATCCGATATCTTGTCTGTAGAAAAAGATTTGATAAACTCATATCACGTGGACAGTAATGATAAGATTTTAATTCAGAGTCATTGTACTGAAGCCAGAGTTCGAAGATAGCAGTTGGATGTATAATAAACTTTTTTAAGTAGCATAATATTCGGCTCAGTTTAACTTCTATAATCATGTAAAGATTTTCTTTACAATTTGGTAAAATTcagattttcaagttttgcTAAATTATTTTGATCGGCGACCTCGCGTTCGGTATGTAGTTAATATCCTACCCGGTAGCTTCAGCGTCTTTTAGAGAAGTCAAAAGACAAACACTTCACCATTCCAAGGTCTCTGTCCGTGTGCTGTCATCAGAGTATAATAATGTGAGCAGCTCGAATTATTATTAGCTTTGACgcgtattttgaatttcagataattacCCTGTACGAGAGTCTGCGTTAATCGCATACTTGggtgaatttgtaaaaaatatataagtacATGCATAATGCATATTTGATCACCGGAATACCGTAATATCACTTAATTTATTGGTTATCATCCAGTGTTCGCAGTTTCTTGTTATTCGGATTCTGAGTATAAATCTGCAGTCCGATACTCGAGACTAGATGTACACTTGACCATTGCATGATGTTACGCAACTGGATAGTTTCACTTGATCCGCATACAGAATGTGTCTCACTTGTCAAGCGTTAAGTGGCGAGCCAATTAATCGAGTCTGTGTTTCGTCCGTGTtaacatacatacctatgtcTCTAACATATTGAAGACTGAAAAACGGATCGTGATATTCGGTCATATTATAAAAGTCATGACATGATAGTCTTTGCTGTATCACCCTATAATTTGCGCCAACGTGTGAAATCGTTCACTAATCAACtggaaaaaatatgattgaaattgaaagcAAACTTCACATGTACCAACGAATGGTGGTTAATTGACGGGCTTGATCATTGGTAAATTCACTAGAATTGTAACAAACAGCCTGGCGTGTTCTGCGGGGCgggtggggggggggatcAGATTATTTTGGCCTAAGGAAATGAGGAAACTATCATCGAACGGATAATGAGACGCAAAGAGGTTGTGACCGACGATGAAACGGAGAGCGGAGAAAGTGTCGAGGAAGAGGTTACCGGGAGCGATGAATCTATACCGGCGAACTCCAAAAAGGATCAACTCTTCGGCATACCGAATTTCGAATTCTCTTACAAACGACTACCCAAGAAATGCATCAAATTCTCGTTCCTCTGCGTAAACGGTGCAACGTTCGTAAGCAGCAGAATATTGCTTGTCCCGATATGCACACTGTTTCAGACATTTACCCATTGCTCATGGTGGAGATTTCGAAAGTACTTAAATCTTGGATCATATCACAGTTTTCAGGTATAACAGCCTTTATTATATCGATATGGATGCTGGCTGACACAAAATTAATGTCCAGACTTGTCGGTCAGCGACTTTTTGTAACGATACTGCTTTTCGTCGGTCTGTTGACGGCCGGTATTTCTTTCCTGGGTATTCTGTCGATAGTAAAGAAAAGGAGAAGATTTTTGACCATCGTGAGTCTTATGATTATCTATAGATTATCTGGAGTCTGCGATTATTTCCGTTGCATAATTTGCTAATGAATCATATGTAATTACAGTACATATCGTGTCAAGTGATATCTTTGTGCGTTATCTTCGTTTGCGCGGTGATGAGCTTTTCATTCTTTGATAAAATCATGAGAAAGCTACGCGAAGATATGGTTAACACGATAGTCAACTACCATTCTTTAGATTGGGTTACCGAAGCCTGGGACAACACTCACAGATACGTAAGGGATTCGTGCAACAAAAAGTCCATTGATGCGATGCTCGGAAAtacgaaaaattcaacaaaattcttgCAAAATTCCATCAGGGAATATGTATTCCTCTTTTTCTATGACTGTTTcacgttgagaaaaattctgGATTTTCCGTCGGAAAGATCAGGAAAgagttgatgaatttttttgtttcttttttttaatcttccaGCCAAGTGCTAATATTTGACTAAAATAGACAATAGCACGATTTTAATGACTCCCAATTCTGTGTTGAACCACTAACAGCTGCTATGCTGCGGAATCAGATCGTATCGAGACTGGGCTCGCTATAACATGAAAATTCCTCAGAGCTGTTGCTCCTCCTCCATTGACAaggtaaaataatttcgaatttacatgCGAAAAATTATCGTCGAACTGGAATTAACGCGGTAAAAATATTCCAGTGCCTTATCATGACCGAAGATTTGGCTTACAAGTCCGGCTGTTTGAAACGCACACTTATTCTACTCAAATCGAATGTCCATACGGTCGCTGTGTCCGCGCTGTTCATCTCGATCACACTGGCAAGtatacaatataaaaaatttgcaaagtaGAGAAAAAGAACTTACCGTCGAAATGTTGGTTCGCTAATTCAGTCACGCGTCAAACTTTTTCACCAGTCATTTGGTTATTATTGGTATTTGCAACAGGCAGCGGGTGTCTTTCTGGCCGTTGGTGTGTGCAAAAGATTCAAGCTAAACAGATCGCCGGCTGTCTGACGTTCTTTGTAAGCTGTAATTATATTTGCAGAGGTGCGATTGACTTGTATGTTAAAATCAGAAGTGAAAATGCAAATAATGTAAAAcgttatgtatttattatcatATATAGATCatatattttctgaaaacacTTAATATATCAtacttataataatatatcgtaAGTATATCATTGGACATGCTGGTTGGGTCGTGACACTGCGTCTGCCTATCGGCAGTGGCTAgtgcgtatatgtatatacacatcgGTATGTATGCATACAAGGTTCGAAATGGAACGTAAATTCTTTcaacgtatattataataataataatatactcgTGCGTGATGCCTAAAACTTATATACGAATATATGAGAAAGATATATTACGAATTactatttctctctctctctctctctctctctctctctctctcaatttTGACTTtgacgtaattattttttcttctcttctctttgttattttattaattttttttttactaccgaACTGCAGACGGGCTAAATTATGCTGCTGAATTGCCATCGATCTTCGGAAAGTGCCTGTGTTATAATTATGCAATgggtgaatgaaaattgtgtgtataaataatgaattcggtCGCGTAAAACGTATTCGATTTTCGCGTAGCTGCTTCTCTacatggtatatatatatatatcaattaCGTGTATTCTGTACATACACAACGTGAATTAGTACaggtatatgtgtatatatatatatatatatatatatatatattgacaTATCggtaaatttaattatttacgtataatcatttatttttatagtatAAACTCATACGGATTTAatgtattataggtatatgtatagtgtAATTGTGAAGGACACAGGGCTGGGCGCAGATCAGGCAGATACCATTCAGTTACAGATATATTATATCATAGCAAACATCGTGactatttacaataaatacaGTTTCGttagattatatatataaataaaatataatatcatattatattatattatattatattattaggtatatatttattatttttttcttttttgttttttttttttctttttctttttccattagGTTTACAGCAACACTCGACAGTAAACAATTAGATCAGCGGCAAAATAGCGTTAATCTACCTAGGTAGTGGTCGTAGCTATAGCGTAGCCGAGCTGTGCGCTCCGATTCAGCTCCCTTAACATTATATTcttttaattaaatcaataatttatttattagttTATTAATCAAGTATACGTGGATCAGGGTCTAGCTACAGTAGGCCACCCTATTCTGTTCGCATTCTACGTCGTTAGGGAATAATtggaattttcttcttcgtaaGTTTTGCCTTTtatctttcgtaattttattttacttcgttTTCTCATTAAATGCTTTAGTTCAATTTTAGCAATTAAAATTCTTCcccatttatttaattttcctcataattttatacacatatatatatatgtatatatacatatgtgtgacAAGAAACAAGGAATTGTCACGAAACAAGACGAACTTCATGGAagttaaaaaatgatcaaatttaattaattaattaattaatttattattggaAGCGGGCGTATTTTATAACCCATCCATCTACTATTATATAGGGCGACGACGATACCGTCACTGCGTCGCTGTGTTTATATAATTTGACACttgatattatttgaaaaatactttatGCTTTGAACgctttttacttttgtttttctttcccattctttacttttatttcgaatcttttctttttgcctgttttgttttatttttcgtttaatattattttcaaaatgcatTACAAAgcatgttattattattattattattattcttattcttattccgagtcttattcttattattcttacgcttattatcatcaatatcatcaatattattattattgttgttattaatattataaatattaattattgttattattattattattgttgttgttgttgttgttgttgttgttgttatatCTAGTACTGtgtaattttatacattcaatGGTAATTCATTTCTATTCCAGTTACCTATTCAGACATTGTACAATAGGTTGTGGTTTCCTCCTTCTACGCAATCTTAGTAGGTATAATGCGTTACGCAAGGAAATAGTAGGTCGTCTTGTTATACTATTGCGTATCTATGCACGTACGCGCGTACGTCATGCCGAATGTACGGTGGgaattctttttcctctcgaatacgaggaaaaaaatcataccgACGAATGTACTGTAATAAGTATATTGTGGATGCTAATCACGCAGTTGTGTCAATTCAAATCGCGGGTACATATAGATATGCATACATGTAACGAATGACGGGCTTTTCGAAACAAGGATTATATTGTTGTATACACGCGGATACATTTATTTAGCGGTATAGgttgtatatttattaattcgCGATGGTTATGAAAATGAATAGTGCGCGGGAGACGAACAaaagttgattaaaaaaatacccgACGTGGGTATTTCGATTATAGCCGGCCAgcacaaacatatatatatatgtatatatatacacgtataggtataatacatgtatatgtgtataggTTTAACGAAGATGCATGTACCTATTACAAGTATAACGAATCGCGTTTTATCGTTATTAGACGTTGTAGGTTTCTTTCGCGTGAAGgtggttatttttatttttacttcttcgtcttcaaattttatcaatttatttcttcattattattcaGGTATATGTTATGTATAATGTGTATTATATGTTAAGTATatctatgaaaatttttcgcaattcgacaaatcttcaaatttttcaaactatacAGCACTAGGGTACAACACATCcattgttaaaaatatgtcAGCTTCGTTTAATAtcctttcttcctctctctctctctctctctctctctctctctatcgcTCACTCTCTCCTTCTCGCAGACAATCATTCACTCTACATAAGCATTGCACCGGTTCTCCGCCCAAGAAAGCACCACTATAGTACACCACCATCTTCAATAGTAATTCACTTCGTAtagttacatatatattatcatTTAATCCCACCTGCACACACCTAAGAATATTCCTATGGgtttttcagtttcttttctttattttttcatcaatttgttTAATTAGGGTTAGATTAATGATAATGCAACGTCCATTCAGAGATTACCTCTATATTATAATAGTATTACGGTATATCGGATATTGCTGACGTAACAAatgtcattattatcatcatcatcatcttgATTTGACTTATTCGTCGCTTGAGGGGCCATTCACTGTTGAGAGTTTAAACACACAAGATTTAGTCATCATTTTCTCTCGGTTTGACGGTTTTATAAACTTATTTCTTTTTAGTTTTTCCTTTCACTCTTATCTTCAATTATTGTGTTTCTTGCTCTTCGGTTTTGTGGTTgctttcaattatttttacccaTATTAcgtcgtataataataatactatacCGTATATACGGTAAAAGTATTTATTCTGGTataacgtatattatataatatatgtgcaGACACCTGTACATTTACCAATTATACCATagtaaaatattgtataaatatgcaatatgtatacgtatttatatttatatgtatatgtataatatgcatatgCAGTACGCCGCGTCATTTTATAGGTATAGCTTATTACTATTACtgttactattactattactattactattattattattattattattattattattattattattattattattattattattattattattattattactgttactattactattactattattattattattattattattattattattattattacaaacgTTGTCTCGTATcgttaattactttttttcttcctcttacgATTCCCCTCtgctctttttcttcttcttcttttttttttttttatagcttATAATATGCCGATGTAAAGCTATGTATTGACTAGGTTCTCTCACTCATCCCAAACTCAACAGTAAATGGCCGCATGAAACATTTGACTTATTCATCTAATTACCTTGTATGAATGCATCTCGACCTGTTTGTCAAATCTCTTCTTAACCCCGTCAACCCCACTTTCCCTCATTATCTTTATTCGGTcgctttcattatttttcttgaccttatcattattattattattgttgtttttgctgttgctgttgttgttattattattactatatatctatatgatacatcttatcattttataattttcataaaacgGTGCGTTAACGGGTTTGACAAATAGTATCTGTCTTATTATCCATTTtacatgaattattttttttcacgctgtCGTCCGTTTGAATTTCTCGTAACATTTATACAATCATCGATATACTTATGGTGTTTGTGAAATATGTCACCTGAAATATCGTCACGTTATTAGTCTTTTCAATCTTCAGCAAAAATCTTCCCCTTTAACGTCTCATCGCGCTGCGAACCGAGATCATGTACCTATgcgttgttataaaattttttttttttttctttcgtgaCTTGgcttttccttttctttcttcgtttcacATTAAATCCATCGGCACCATTGACATCGACGACGACACGGCAAGCTTATTGGCAACAATAAATGAGACAGTCATTCCTTGCTGTATAGTTACATCGacgtgtcgtttttttttttttttttttcgtttttcattttctcttcaaGTGCTTTTAGGTTTGGTTTTAATTTCGCATATTATAGACCACGGAATTCTTAAAACTCTTACCACTATACAccctatatatttatacataagtatattataatgttAGTGTTTTGGCATCTTTGAAATACACAAATAGACtttggtataaaatttttttgaaaacttttttctcgtaatttttttttttatttttttttttatttttttcgttattacaTTCATCTTTTCGATAGTGTTCTGTGTGCATGTAGAGCGCAGCTGAGCGTACAGcggcttgtttttttttttattttaatttttttttctcatcgttcCTTTATcaatttaacttttttcaacagttCATCGCTCTTTTTTCAGACAGTCCGTTGCATACATAGGTTTATTTGGGGGAATTTTTAGTTTacttaatttcttttt
This genomic stretch from Neodiprion pinetum isolate iyNeoPine1 chromosome 6, iyNeoPine1.2, whole genome shotgun sequence harbors:
- the LOC124220915 gene encoding uncharacterized protein, with protein sequence MRRKEVVTDDETESGESVEEEVTGSDESIPANSKKDQLFGIPNFEFSYKRLPKKCIKFSFLCVNGATFFSGITAFIISIWMLADTKLMSRLVGQRLFVTILLFVGLLTAGISFLGILSIVKKRRRFLTIVSLMIIYRLSGVCDYFRCIIC
- the LOC124220905 gene encoding cytochrome P450 9e2-like, whose amino-acid sequence is MKEEWNSLWSAALAVLGLLGIFLGTHLWRNFTVLWYYKSFNVPYSKPVFIFGNMLPMVLKRKSFAKFIKDLYEEFPNAQYSGAFEFTNPVYVLRDTELIKSVTVKNFDHFPNHKPFVDSSMDPLLGGNLFSMTGERWKEMRSIVSPTFTSSKMRVMFELISKCADDFTDYLEKQPRPFTVEMKGLFTRYTNDVIATAAFGISVNSLENQENEFYLMGKDATDFSGLRAVKMFLFSWSPTLMRLLRQTFVSHKVATFFRNIVEDTISTRIKDGIVRPDLIHLLMQAKHKQGDEKLSIDEITAQAFIFFFAGFDTASTLMSFTCHQLAVHSDIQDKLIAEIDAAFEEEGGKLSYDKVSQLKYLDMVLNETLRYYPPAVFTDRLSDLEFELPPPNENGKPVIVKPGTRVWIPIYALHHDPQYFPNPEKFDPERFSPENKGSINPFAYMPFGVGPRICPGNRFALMETKIVLCCLLRKFHIRVGSKTHVPLVLNRKTPAMAAEHGFWLDLESRKPAVC